In one Cottoperca gobio chromosome 12, fCotGob3.1, whole genome shotgun sequence genomic region, the following are encoded:
- the bmpr1bb gene encoding bone morphogenetic protein receptor, type IBb isoform X2: MLDSMLLKNGQKGGSERRVEESSSTATVSAQNMLWCHCSHHCPEDSANNTCMTDGYCFTMVEEEEGGLAVVTAGCLGLAGFEFQCRETWNARSRRALECCTDQDYCNRDLHPTLPPLVTSDYVDSSIQYMALFISITVCSIILGLILVFCYFRYKRQESRPRYSIDLEQEETYIPPGESLKDLIEHSRSIGSGSGSGLPLLVQRTIAKQIQMVKQIGKGRYGEVWMGKWRGERVAVKVFFTTEEDSWFRETEIYQTFLMRHDNILGFIAADIKGTGSWTQLYLITDYHENGSLYDYLKSNTLDVKALLKLAYSSISGLCHLHTEIYGTQGKPAIAHRDLKSKNILVKKNGFCCIADLGLAVKFNSGTNEVDIPPNLRVGTKRYMPPEVLEETLNRTYFQSFIMADMYSFGLIVWEMARRCISGGIVEEYQLPYHDLVPTDPSYEDMIEVVCIKKQRPSFANRWTSDECLRQMGKLMSECWAHNPASRLTALRVKKTLAKMLETQDVKL; this comes from the exons ATGTTGGACTCGATGCTGCTGAAGAACGGGCAGAAGGGTGGATCGGAGCGAAGggtggaggagagcagcagcacagccaCAGTTTCGGCTCAGAACATGCTTTGGTGTCACTGCTCCCACCACTGCCCCGAAGACTCTGCCAACAATACTTGCAT GACGGATGGTTATTGCTTCACcatggtggaggaggaggaggggggtctGGCGGTGGTCACTGCAGGTTGTTTGGGTCTTGCCGGCTTTGAGTTCCAGTGCAGA gaGACGTGGAATGCACGTTCGAGGAGAGCTCTCGAGTGTTGCACAGATCAGGATTATTGCAACAGAGACTTGCATCCTACTCTTCCTCCACTCGTGACATCAG ATTACGTTGACAGCAGTATCCAGTACATGGCTCTGTTCATTTCAATCACAGTCTGCAGTATCATCCTTGGTCTCATCCTCGTCTTCTGCTACTTCCG ATATAAGCGGCAGGAGTCACGACCGCGCTACAGTATCGatctggagcaggaggagacataCATCCCCCCTGGGGAGTCCCTGAAGGACCTGATAGAGCATTCCCGCAGCATCGGGTCTGGCTCTGGGTCAGGACTCCCTCTACTG GTACAGCGCACCATCGCCAAGCAGATTCAGATGGTGAAGCAGATTGGAAAAGGGCGATACGGAGAGGTCTGGATGGgcaagtggagaggagagagagtggcTGTTAAAGTCTTCTttaccacagaagaagacagcTGGTTCAGAGAGACTGAAATATATCAGACCTTCCTGATGAGACATGACAATATACTAG GATTCATAGCGGCAGATATTAAAGGAACCGGCTCCTGGACTCAGCTCTACCTAATTACAGACTACCATGAGAATGGATCTTTATACGACTACCTCAAGTCCAACACCTTAGACGTCAAGGCTCTGCTGAAACTGGCCTACTCGTCCATATCAGGCCTCTGTCACCTGCACACCGAGATCTATGGCACACAGGGCAAACCGGCCATCGCACACAGAGACCTGAAGAGTAAAAACATCTTGGTAAAAAAGAACGGGTTCTGCTGTATAGCAGACCTTGGACTGGCTGTCAAGTTCAACAG TGGCACCAATGAGGTGGATATTCCTCCCAACCTGAGAGTTGGTACGAAGCGCTACATGCCGCCTGAAGTTTTGGAAGAAACCCTGAACAGGACCTACTTCCAGTCTTTTATAATGGCTGACATGTATAGTTTCGGCCTCATCGTTTGGGAGATGGCCCGACGTTGCATCTCTGGAG GCATCGTGGAGGAGTATCAGCTGCCCTATCATGACCTTGTGCCCACTGATCCGTCCTATGAGGACATGATAGAAGTCGTCTGCATTAAGAAACAAAGACCTTCATTTGCTAATCGCTGGACCAGCGACGAG TGTCTACGGCAGATGGGAAAACTGATGTCCGAGTGCTGGGCTCACAACCCGGCCTCTCGCCTCACAGCCCTGAGGGTGAAGAAGACCCTGGCGAAGATGTTAGAGACCCAAGACGTCAAACTGTGA
- the bmpr1bb gene encoding bone morphogenetic protein receptor, type IBb isoform X1, with amino-acid sequence MVVVLPQGWAWQAVLLVTGLASVSRGSDANMLDSMLLKNGQKGGSERRVEESSSTATVSAQNMLWCHCSHHCPEDSANNTCMTDGYCFTMVEEEEGGLAVVTAGCLGLAGFEFQCRETWNARSRRALECCTDQDYCNRDLHPTLPPLVTSDYVDSSIQYMALFISITVCSIILGLILVFCYFRYKRQESRPRYSIDLEQEETYIPPGESLKDLIEHSRSIGSGSGSGLPLLVQRTIAKQIQMVKQIGKGRYGEVWMGKWRGERVAVKVFFTTEEDSWFRETEIYQTFLMRHDNILGFIAADIKGTGSWTQLYLITDYHENGSLYDYLKSNTLDVKALLKLAYSSISGLCHLHTEIYGTQGKPAIAHRDLKSKNILVKKNGFCCIADLGLAVKFNSGTNEVDIPPNLRVGTKRYMPPEVLEETLNRTYFQSFIMADMYSFGLIVWEMARRCISGGIVEEYQLPYHDLVPTDPSYEDMIEVVCIKKQRPSFANRWTSDECLRQMGKLMSECWAHNPASRLTALRVKKTLAKMLETQDVKL; translated from the exons CCAACATGTTGGACTCGATGCTGCTGAAGAACGGGCAGAAGGGTGGATCGGAGCGAAGggtggaggagagcagcagcacagccaCAGTTTCGGCTCAGAACATGCTTTGGTGTCACTGCTCCCACCACTGCCCCGAAGACTCTGCCAACAATACTTGCAT GACGGATGGTTATTGCTTCACcatggtggaggaggaggaggggggtctGGCGGTGGTCACTGCAGGTTGTTTGGGTCTTGCCGGCTTTGAGTTCCAGTGCAGA gaGACGTGGAATGCACGTTCGAGGAGAGCTCTCGAGTGTTGCACAGATCAGGATTATTGCAACAGAGACTTGCATCCTACTCTTCCTCCACTCGTGACATCAG ATTACGTTGACAGCAGTATCCAGTACATGGCTCTGTTCATTTCAATCACAGTCTGCAGTATCATCCTTGGTCTCATCCTCGTCTTCTGCTACTTCCG ATATAAGCGGCAGGAGTCACGACCGCGCTACAGTATCGatctggagcaggaggagacataCATCCCCCCTGGGGAGTCCCTGAAGGACCTGATAGAGCATTCCCGCAGCATCGGGTCTGGCTCTGGGTCAGGACTCCCTCTACTG GTACAGCGCACCATCGCCAAGCAGATTCAGATGGTGAAGCAGATTGGAAAAGGGCGATACGGAGAGGTCTGGATGGgcaagtggagaggagagagagtggcTGTTAAAGTCTTCTttaccacagaagaagacagcTGGTTCAGAGAGACTGAAATATATCAGACCTTCCTGATGAGACATGACAATATACTAG GATTCATAGCGGCAGATATTAAAGGAACCGGCTCCTGGACTCAGCTCTACCTAATTACAGACTACCATGAGAATGGATCTTTATACGACTACCTCAAGTCCAACACCTTAGACGTCAAGGCTCTGCTGAAACTGGCCTACTCGTCCATATCAGGCCTCTGTCACCTGCACACCGAGATCTATGGCACACAGGGCAAACCGGCCATCGCACACAGAGACCTGAAGAGTAAAAACATCTTGGTAAAAAAGAACGGGTTCTGCTGTATAGCAGACCTTGGACTGGCTGTCAAGTTCAACAG TGGCACCAATGAGGTGGATATTCCTCCCAACCTGAGAGTTGGTACGAAGCGCTACATGCCGCCTGAAGTTTTGGAAGAAACCCTGAACAGGACCTACTTCCAGTCTTTTATAATGGCTGACATGTATAGTTTCGGCCTCATCGTTTGGGAGATGGCCCGACGTTGCATCTCTGGAG GCATCGTGGAGGAGTATCAGCTGCCCTATCATGACCTTGTGCCCACTGATCCGTCCTATGAGGACATGATAGAAGTCGTCTGCATTAAGAAACAAAGACCTTCATTTGCTAATCGCTGGACCAGCGACGAG TGTCTACGGCAGATGGGAAAACTGATGTCCGAGTGCTGGGCTCACAACCCGGCCTCTCGCCTCACAGCCCTGAGGGTGAAGAAGACCCTGGCGAAGATGTTAGAGACCCAAGACGTCAAACTGTGA